Part of the Blastocatellia bacterium genome is shown below.
TCAATCGTGACTTTATCGAAGACTTCGCGGCGAAAGAGCTTGAAAGCGCAATCGATGTCGCGCACGTTGATGCGAAACATGATTCGCACCAGCAGGTTGAACCCCCAGCTCAGAATCAGCCGCGTCAGCGGGTCGAAGCGATAGATGCGGAAGCCGCAGACGATGTCGGCCTCTTCAATCAGCGGCAACAGCCGCGGCATCTCTTTGACATCGAATTGATTGTCCGAGTCTGTGTAAAAGATCAACTGGTGCCGCGCGCTGCCGAAGCCTGTGCGTAAGGCTTCGGCGTAACCGCGATTCGGCTGGTGATGAAAGACGCGAATATGCCGCGGGTCTTCGGCGGCCAGCCGATCACCAATCTCGCCCGTGCGATCTCGCGAGCCATCATTGACGACGATCACTTCCCAGTCGCGCAGGCCGAGTCCACCCAGCACGGCGGCCATGTCCCGCGTCGCCTTCTCGATGTTTTCTTCCTCGTCGTACGCGGGCAAGACCGCCGAGATGGAGTCGAATGGCATCTTCAGTAATCCGTCCCACAAACTCGAAGGCGCGCCTTAAGAGACCAGCTTTGCCAGGCTGGCTTCCCAGTTGGTCCGCAAGACGGTGCCGTAAATCTGCTTCTCTTTCTCACGGCGGATCGAGCAGGCTTTCAAGAGCGCGCCGCGCTCGCCGTACTTCTCAACCGGCACGAAGATCGTCTCGACGCGGCCCGGCTCCGGGTTCCAGGTGACGACGTAATACTTGCTGACGATGCGCTCGCCATCTTTGGTGCGCACGACCTTGGTGCGGCGCTGGACGCCAACGATGCCCGAGGTGTTGCGCGTCTGCCGGGCAATGACCTGACGGTCTGTGCGCGGGCGACCCAGCTTCTTCTCGGCCTCGTCGCGGTAAGTCACCGCCGCGTCGAGCGCCTGCCTTTTGCTGCCATGAACTTTGTCGCTAAAAAATTTAGAGACCTGCTTGCCATTAAACATCACGCGGACATACCAGCCGAAGGTATTGCGTGAAGGCTGATCGATGCGGCTGATCCCCTTGTGACCACTCTTTGTCATGATTTGCCTGATTCTCCCTTGTTGAATTTGTTCACAAACCCCCACCGTCGGTGCCTACCAAACGCCGGCGGCTTACTGCCAGTTCTGCTTTTGTCTTTACTTCCAGCCTATCCCAAATAGCCCCAGCCGCGCAGCCGCTCGCGGATTTCGTCGCTCTCTTCGTCGGTCATTGCGCCGCTCTTTTCCGCCTCGGCGAAAGCCGCGTCAGTCAGCCGCACGGGATGATGAGCCATATAATCGTCGGTGAAGATCGTTTCCAGCACGCGCCCATCCATGTCCGCGGGCACTTCGACGCCGAACGAGTGCAGGATGGTCGGCGCGTAATCGATGATGCGCGCGCCTTCGACGCTCGCCCCGCGCCTTAGCTCAGGGCCGCGCCCCAAAAAGATGCCGTGCATGCGGTGATCGCCCGAATTGCCATAGACCGGCGTGATGAATTTGTTCGAGGTCAGGTCGAGCGTGCCGAGCGGCTTGTTCGACATATCCGCCGGCAAGAATTGCAGGTCGGGCGCTTGCGCGATATGCGGCCCGGTGTAGAGGTCTTCGCGCCGCCAGATGGGGCCGATCAGCGATTGGCGAGTTTCGGGATCGGTCAAGTCGCGTAGCTTACGACTCACTTCCGCCAGCACGCGCTCGTATTCGGCTCCCGGCTCGACGATGCCGTTGGCTTCGCGCCCCTTCAGGTTGATGAATATCTGCCCGTAGTTGCCCTTAGAAAAAGCCACGGTGCGCGACCAGTCTACGTCGTCGAGCGACAGCATCAGGGCGTTGGCCAGCTTCATCAACGTCGAGCGATTCGACACGCCGACCGACAGGCGCAGGTGCGCCAATCCCATCTTCATCGCTGAACGATAGGCCAGGTCAGGCGTCAGCCCCAGCTTGAACAGGGCGCGCTTGAAGCGCGTCATCGCGTCGCGCTTCAAGACCAGCAAGCCTTGCTCGATCAGCCAGACGTTGAAGCAGAGAAACTTCTTGATCGGCCCGAAGCCGTGATCCGAGCCCATATAAATCGTCGTGTCCGGGCCAACCGCATCCAACAGCTCGCCGAGCATCGCGTCAACCGCGCTCCAGTATTCGTGAATGCGCTCGATGTTGGCCGTATGCTCTTTGCGGTCAAAAAACGGGTGCGACTCATCGAGCAAATGCCA
Proteins encoded:
- a CDS encoding glycosyltransferase family 2 protein, with the translated sequence MPFDSISAVLPAYDEEENIEKATRDMAAVLGGLGLRDWEVIVVNDGSRDRTGEIGDRLAAEDPRHIRVFHHQPNRGYAEALRTGFGSARHQLIFYTDSDNQFDVKEMPRLLPLIEEADIVCGFRIYRFDPLTRLILSWGFNLLVRIMFRINVRDIDCAFKLFRREVFDKVTIESKKFFVDAEVLAKAKYYGFRLVEIGVRHYPRPAGRSTVRASHIISTLGELAHIWMNIHSKPRGKR
- a CDS encoding AP2 domain-containing protein, encoding MTKSGHKGISRIDQPSRNTFGWYVRVMFNGKQVSKFFSDKVHGSKRQALDAAVTYRDEAEKKLGRPRTDRQVIARQTRNTSGIVGVQRRTKVVRTKDGERIVSKYYVVTWNPEPGRVETIFVPVEKYGERGALLKACSIRREKEKQIYGTVLRTNWEASLAKLVS
- a CDS encoding alkaline phosphatase family protein — protein: MSKKVLFIGLDGSTFDLLDPLMQKGLMPRLQAFINEGVRGWLETTIPPITPTAWVSWMTGKNPGKHGVFEFLLRRKGSNALPDQPVSARARDGLPFWDILGQMGKRAIVTNMPCTYPPTMVNGVMVADFLTPRGRRDFTYPESLLEEIESRFGPYQLYITEVYAPGKVDNILNQLFDELKYKTQVNRYLMDNYDWDVFATHYWGTDRFQHELWHLLDESHPFFDRKEHTANIERIHEYWSAVDAMLGELLDAVGPDTTIYMGSDHGFGPIKKFLCFNVWLIEQGLLVLKRDAMTRFKRALFKLGLTPDLAYRSAMKMGLAHLRLSVGVSNRSTLMKLANALMLSLDDVDWSRTVAFSKGNYGQIFINLKGREANGIVEPGAEYERVLAEVSRKLRDLTDPETRQSLIGPIWRREDLYTGPHIAQAPDLQFLPADMSNKPLGTLDLTSNKFITPVYGNSGDHRMHGIFLGRGPELRRGASVEGARIIDYAPTILHSFGVEVPADMDGRVLETIFTDDYMAHHPVRLTDAAFAEAEKSGAMTDEESDEIRERLRGWGYLG